The sequence AGCGGCTGGTGCCATCAGGTTTGTCCTCGATGATGATGCCGTGAGAGGCAAGATATTGTCTGATTTCATCTGCTCGCTTGAAGTCTTTTGCTTTCTTCGCTGCTGTACGCTCATCCACCATCTTCTGGACTTCAAGATCGGAACTGAAACCAACTTCTCCACCAACATTCTTTCGCATGGGCAGATTGAACTGCCACCTATCCAATTGGAACAAGCCGAACACCTTGCCGAGGGATCTGAACTCTTCCCTTGCTTCCTTCCTCACCCCTGTTGATATTCCTTTCCGGATCAACGTATTGATTTCGCCGCGTAACTGCTGAAACGCAGCCAAGGCCACAGGTGTATTAAAATCATCATCCATACCTATATTGAAAGTCCCTTTGGCAAAGCCAATTGCGAGCTGGAGATCTCCATCAGTGCCTGGCGAACCCTGCCCCGCCTCCGATAGCCGATTGAAAAGATCATAAAACCCGTCCAACGCCTTCTTCGCTTCCATCAATGCGAGATCTGAAAAATCGAGCGGCCCATGGTAATGCGTCGAAAGGAGAAAGTATCGAAGGATTTCGCCCGTGACTTCTTCAGGCCATTCTGACTTCTCAAAGATCTCGCGAATCGTGAAAAAGTTTCCCAGCGACTTCGACATCTTTTCTTTATTGATCTGAACAAACCCATTGTGGACCCAATAGCGGGTGAATTCCTTGCCCGTTGCTCCACATGATTGGGCAATCTCGTTCTCGTGATGGGGAAAGATCAGGTCCATCCCCCCACCGTGGATGTCGAAGGTCTCGCCTAAATGTTTAATCGACATCGCCGAACATTCGATATGCCAACCTGGCCGGCCTGGGCCCCAGGGACTCTCCCATGCCGGTTCGCCAGGCTTACTGCTTTTCCATAGCGCAAAATCCATAGGGTGGCGCTTTCGCTCATCGATCTCAACGCGTGCCCCTGCCTGGAGATCTTCAAGCTTACGCTTGGAAAGGCTTCCATAGCCTGGGTATTTGGTCACGTTAAAGTACACGTCGCCATCTACGTGGTAGGCCAATCCTTTCTTCAGCAACGTCTCGGTCAGCTCGATGATCTCAGCTATGTGCTCAGTCGCTTTGGGTTCGATGGAAGCGTGGCGCACGCCGAGCTTTCCCATGTCGTCATGGTAGGCCTGGATAAACTTCTGCGTGACGGCCTCACAGCTTACCCCCTGCTCGTTTGCCCGTTTGATGATCTTGTCGTCGACGTCGGTGAAATTCTTCACAAACTCGACGTGATAGCCCGAGTATTCGAGATAGCGGCGCATCACATCGAATACCAAGGCACTCCTGGCATGACCGATATGACAATAGTCGTAGACTGTCACACCGCAGACATACATACGGACCTTGTTCGGTTCAATCGGCTCGAATACATCTTTCCGCCCGGTCAACGTATTGAACAGCTTGAGCATGAGATTTAGGCCCCTGAGCTGGTTCGTCGTTTCGGCCAGTGGGACCAGAGAAAATACCCAATGGCGACGGCCAGAACGAGTCCGATGGCGATATCAAATTGGTGGAAGTAATCCCGCAGATGTTCCCATTGCTCGCCCATCCGAAGACCGATGTAGGCCAGGAGATAGCACCAGGGCAGGGCCCCAACAAAGGTAAAGACGACAAAGCGAGGGAAATTCATCTTGGCGATGCCGGCTGGAAGCGAAATGAATGTGCGCACAACCGGCAGCATGCGGCCAAAGAAGACCGCAGCCTCGCCGTACTTCGCAAACCATCGATCCGCGACATCGAGATCATGATGGGAAACAAGAAAATACGGGCCAAACCGTTCAGCAAACGGCCTCCCCCCCCACACGCCTGCATAGTAGGCGATGATCGAGCCGAGCACATTCCCGATTGCTCCAGCCAGCGTGACGCCCAGCATGGTGAATTCTCCGGTCATCACCAGATAGCCGGAAAACGGCATGATAATTTCGCTCGGTAAGGGGATGCAGGCGCTCTCGACTGCCATCGTGAACACAATCCCGGCATAGCCGAATTTAGAGATACAGGCAATGACGAATCGACTCAGCTCACTGATGACGGTTTCGATGAGTTCGCCGATCACGTACGCGACTCCTTCATGGACCCGAGAGCCGATCGCAATGCGGAAGATTTTTTCTGGCCGTGCTTAATCATCGGTTCCCACGACCGGAACTGATCAAGGACACCATAGTGTGTACTATCCAAATGGATCGGCGTGAGGGATACGTACCCTTCTTCGATGGCCTCATGGTCGGCATCCTTATTGCGGCTCCAGGAAACCCGCTTGCCGGCGATCCAGTAATATTTACGTCCGTGCGGATCGACTTTTTCGATAATGGGATTATGGAATCGTCTTCGACTCAAACAAGTCACGCGTACGCCCTTGATCCCCGATCGTGGTCGATCCGGGATGTTGACATTCAGGAGAGTCTCTTCCGGCAGACCTTTAGCAAGAACCAGCTGTGCAATTCGCGCTGCATAGAGAACACCCACGTCAAAGTGGAATGTGTCCTGCCCTTCTTGGGAGACAGCGATAGACGGGACACCAAGGATCGCCCCCTCCATCGCTCCTGAGACGGTGCCCGAATACATCACGTCATCACCAAGGTTGACTCCTTTATTGATACCGGACACCACGAGCTGAGGTGGTTTGGTCATAATTTTTAACAACGCCAGATTCACGCAGTCCACCGGAGTTCCGTTGACCGAAAAAGATCGAGTCCCAATCTGGTTCACTCTCAGCGGTTTGTGTAAGGTCACGGAGTGTGCGACTGCAGTGCGCTCACGATCCGGGGCAACCACCCACACTTCGCCGATTTTGGCGAGCCCTTTTGCCAAGGCCACGATCCCTGGTGACTGGATCCCGTCATCGTTGGTTACGAGAATGCGCATGGTCCACGTTCAACAAAAAGAGCTGCCTGAGGCAGCTCCTACCAAAGTCGGTATGGGGCACGATGTGCAGATCAATAGGTGGTCTGCTTTGAGACGCCTAACCCGTCACGAATCACGTCAATTTGGTCGGGGCGGCGGGATTTGAACCCACGACCACTCGCACCCCAAGCGAGTGCGCTACCGGGCTGCGCTACGCCCCGACATGTGCTGAACTTAGCAGAGATCCTTCGTTGTTAATATACCGTAGACCGTCGCTAATGAACCATCCTTCGTCATGGGTGCGAGTCGAGGATCTTCAGAATAATGCGAAGGTCCCCCTTCAACTTCCTCGCAATATCCTTCGGACGCACCTTGCGCGACCCTGTCCGCCCACGGCGGGCCCAATACCGTTTGACACCCTCGATGGTATGTCCTTCTTCATATAACATGCGCTTAATTTCTAGTACGGTTTCCACCTCTCGTTGAACGTAGAGACGTTGGTTTCCTCGACTCTTTTTAGGTTTTAGAAAGGTGAATTGCGATTCCCAAAAGCGGAGTACATACGCGGGAAGCTTCGTCAGCTGACTCACTTCTCCGATTTTATAGAAGACCTTGCTCCCCAGCCTGGGTTCCGTTCCCATGACCGGCCTCACGGTGCGGCCGAAGATGTGGGTGAAGCAGCCTTACGAATTGACGTACTTCTTGAACACTTGGCTTGGTCGAAACGTAACGACGCGTCGGGGGGTAATCCCAATTTCTTCTCCAGTTCGAGGATTTCGTCCTTTACGGGCTCCCTTACTACGCACAACAAAATTTCCAAACCCCGCGATTTTGACCGACTCTCCCTTCTGTAACACAGACTTGAGGAGATTCAGCACGTACTCAACGATGTCAGCCGCTTCGTTCTTTGAAATACCGACCTGCTTGAAGATTTCGTCAGCGATATCCGCCTTCCTCATGCTCTCCCCCTACGTGACCAGAACAACTCGCCGCTGCTATCCTCATGATGCATTTCATCAATGCGATGAGTTTTGCTTAAGTTACGTGAGGTTATGAAGTCTGTCAAGAATAAATTGGTGAATGCTTACGAAGATACGCTAATCCGAGGTAAGAAGTTTGTACTCGATGCTATCCGCCAGTGCTTGCCACGTCGCCTCTATGATGTTTTCCGACACGCCAACGGTGCCCCATTTATCCTTGTGATCCCCTGATTCGATCAATACTCGCACCTTGGATTCAGTCCCCTTATTAGCCGCTAATACCCGCACCTTGTAATCGAGAAGCTTGACCTCTTGCAGCTGTGGATAGAACTTTTCCAAGGCCTTGCGCAAGGCATGATCGAGCGCATTCACCGGCCCCGCACCGATTGCGGCTGTATGTTCCACAACTTGACCGACCTTGACCATCACCGTTGCCTCGGAAAGAGGTGGTCCATCCTCTTGTTTTTTTTCGACAATCACGCGAAACCCCAACAACTGAAACGACGGTCTGTGGCTCCCCATGACCTTGCGCATCAGCAGTTCGAATGATCCCTCGGCACCTTCGAATTGATAGCCTTGGCTTTCTCGATCCTTTAAGGCCTGGATGAGTTCGGCGACCTTGGAGTGGTCTTTAGGCAGCTTGATTCCATAGGCTTCGATCTTGTCCAGCAGTCCGCTCCGTCCTCCATAATCGGAGACCAACATTCGCTGTCGATTGCCGACTCGGGCTGGATCCACATGCTCATACGTCGCCGGATTCTTGAGCACCGCATGAATATGCACGCCCCCTTTATGGGCGAACGCAGAATCGCCGACATACGGCTGATGCTTGTTCGGCATCAAATTCGCGATCTCAGTGACA is a genomic window of Candidatus Nitrospira kreftii containing:
- a CDS encoding Cysteine--tRNA ligase, whose amino-acid sequence is MLKLFNTLTGRKDVFEPIEPNKVRMYVCGVTVYDYCHIGHARSALVFDVMRRYLEYSGYHVEFVKNFTDVDDKIIKRANEQGVSCEAVTQKFIQAYHDDMGKLGVRHASIEPKATEHIAEIIELTETLLKKGLAYHVDGDVYFNVTKYPGYGSLSKRKLEDLQAGARVEIDERKRHPMDFALWKSSKPGEPAWESPWGPGRPGWHIECSAMSIKHLGETFDIHGGGMDLIFPHHENEIAQSCGATGKEFTRYWVHNGFVQINKEKMSKSLGNFFTIREIFEKSEWPEEVTGEILRYFLLSTHYHGPLDFSDLALMEAKKALDGFYDLFNRLSEAGQGSPGTDGDLQLAIGFAKGTFNIGMDDDFNTPVALAAFQQLRGEINTLIRKGISTGVRKEAREEFRSLGKVFGLFQLDRWQFNLPMRKNVGGEVGFSSDLEVQKMVDERTAAKKAKDFKRADEIRQYLASHGIIIEDKPDGTSRWKR
- a CDS encoding hypothetical protein (conserved membrane protein of unknown function); the protein is MIGELIETVISELSRFVIACISKFGYAGIVFTMAVESACIPLPSEIIMPFSGYLVMTGEFTMLGVTLAGAIGNVLGSIIAYYAGVWGGRPFAERFGPYFLVSHHDLDVADRWFAKYGEAAVFFGRMLPVVRTFISLPAGIAKMNFPRFVVFTFVGALPWCYLLAYIGLRMGEQWEHLRDYFHQFDIAIGLVLAVAIGYFLWSHWPKRRTSSGA
- a CDS encoding Integration host factor subunit alpha; amino-acid sequence: MRKADIADEIFKQVGISKNEAADIVEYVLNLLKSVLQKGESVKIAGFGNFVVRSKGARKGRNPRTGEEIGITPRRVVTFRPSQVFKKYVNS
- a CDS encoding MerR family transcriptional regulator (modular protein), coding for MGTEPRLGSKVFYKIGEVSQLTKLPAYVLRFWESQFTFLKPKKSRGNQRLYVQREVETVLEIKRMLYEEGHTIEGVKRYWARRGRTGSRKVRPKDIARKLKGDLRIILKILDSHP
- a CDS encoding 5'-nucleotidase SurE; the encoded protein is MRILVTNDDGIQSPGIVALAKGLAKIGEVWVVAPDRERTAVAHSVTLHKPLRVNQIGTRSFSVNGTPVDCVNLALLKIMTKPPQLVVSGINKGVNLGDDVMYSGTVSGAMEGAILGVPSIAVSQEGQDTFHFDVGVLYAARIAQLVLAKGLPEETLLNVNIPDRPRSGIKGVRVTCLSRRRFHNPIIEKVDPHGRKYYWIAGKRVSWSRNKDADHEAIEEGYVSLTPIHLDSTHYGVLDQFRSWEPMIKHGQKKSSALRSALGSMKESRT